From the Calonectris borealis chromosome 4, bCalBor7.hap1.2, whole genome shotgun sequence genome, one window contains:
- the LOC142082391 gene encoding histamine H2 receptor-like, producing the protein MKHKYYFCSSFRRPPSHVRYSPYFFFFPLFSLSDFNSGKMLMDKNESWLSNFSSAASSFVKGGGNWAGIGLQEVVIGLILSLIDLITLLGNTVVFICPVVEKRLRTVTYMFIMSLAMADFLVACLVMPFSIIYEVTGMWLFGKLFCKVWISFDVMFCTASIVTLCFISLDRYCSVVTPYHYSRRMSRGRCIVMTCTVWVYSSLISFLPVMQGWNEIPGVDFDAGRECIFVTNWIFAIVASALAFFVPFMVMCSMYFFIYRASRLKATRIMSQTLEIHYHPNSKRQNHLQLENKATRTISIIISVFVLCWLPYFVLNVWLAARGTDSTSTVLVDTFKFITWLGYCNSTINPMLYAFLNRDFQRALKKLLICRHRSQVDIGEDMVSIATFSKTAPDLEYSITVPVPNGALKGKPK; encoded by the exons ATGAAGcataaatattatttctgtagttCCTTTCGTAGACCTCCAAGTCATGTGCGTTACagtccttatttctttttttttccccttttctctctttcagattTTAACAGTGGGAAGATGCTGATGGACAAAAATGAATCTTGGCTCTCTAATTtctcctctgctgcctcctccttcgTGAAGGGAGGTGGCAATTGGGCAGGGATCGGCCTCCAGGAGGTGGTCATTGGGCTGATACTATCCCTCATTGACTTGATCACGCTCCTGGGAAATACAGTAGTCTTCATCTGCCCCGTGGTGGAAAAAAGGCTGCGCACCGTCACCTATATGTTTATTATGTCCTTAGCCATGGCAGATTTCCTTGTAGCTTGTCTGGTCATGCCCTTTAG TATCATTTACGAGGTGACGGGGATGTGGTTGTTCGGGAAGCTGTTCTGCAAAGTCTGGATCTCCTTTGACGTCATGTTTTGCACTGCGTCCATCGTCACCTTGTGCTTCATTAGCCTGGACAGATACTGCTCTGTGGTGACCCCCTACCACTATTCAAGAAGGATGTCCCGTGGCAG ATGCATCGTGATGACCTGCACGGTCTGGGTATACTCCTCcctcatttccttccttcccGTCATGCAAGGCTGGAACGAGATCCCCGGGGTGGACTTTGATGCAGGCAGAGAATGCATCTTTGTCACCAACTGGATTTTTGCCATCGTGGCttctgctctggcttttttcGTTCCCTTCATGGTCATGTGCAGCATGTATTTCTTCATCTACCGAGCTTCACGGCTCAAGGCCACTCGTATCATGTCTCAGACCCTGGAGATTCACTACCACCCCAACAGCAAGCGGCAGAACCATCTGCAGCTGGAGAACAAGGCCACGCGGACCATTAGCATTATCATTTCAGTTTTTGTGCTGTGCTGGCTGCCGTACTTTGTCCTGAATGTCTGGCTCGCTGCCAGAGGCACCGACTCCACCAGCACGGTCTTGGTTGACACCTTCAAGTTCATCACTTGGTTAGGGTATTGCAACTCCACCATCAACCCAATGCTCTACGCTTTCCTGAACCGGGACTTCCAACGGGCCCTGAAGAAGCTGCTCATTTGCAGACACAGGTCTCAGGTGGACATTGGAGAAGACATGGTTTCCATAGCCACGTTTTCCAAGACGGCTCCAGACCTAGAATATAGCATTACGGTACCAGTGCCCAATGGTGCCCTGAAGGGCAAACCCAAGTAA